The genomic region TGGGTGCAGAAGCATTGTCATTGGTGGACGTTCCGGTGCATGAATCTGGAATACGAACACAGTTAAGCGTTTGAATCTGAAATATGAACGCAGTGTACTTCTCCATAAGGATTACGCTACCACCACCGTCAAAACACCGACTTTCGATATCCTGTTAATAAAACATACAATTATAGCATTAGACCCGACATCCGAaaatatattgttaaaaataataaatataataataaaaataacatatgCACATTTAAGAAAAACGATGATATAAGTCTAGACCCGGCAAACGTGTCGGGCCGGGGTCGGGTAGGGTTACgctacaaccaccaccaccacacccgcctaaccaccaccaccaccaccactaccaccacagccaccaccacacccgcctaaccaccaccacaacaaccaccaccactaccaccacaaccatcaccaccaccaccaccacacccgcctaaccaccaccaccaccaccactaccaccacagccaccaccacacccgcctaaccaccaccacaataaccaccaccaccaccaccaccaccacagccaccaccacacccgcctaaccaccaccacaacaaccaccaccatcacagcCGTCAAtccccaccaccacaaccaccactaccacaaccatcaccaccacaaccaccaccaccaccacaaccaccagcaccacaaccaccaccacagccaccaccaccactaccaccaccactgcTGTCAATCACCACCGCCGTCATTCCCCACCACAGTCAATCACCCACCGCCGTCAATCCCCACCGCCACCAATCCCCCACCGCAGTCAATCCCCCACCGCCGTCAATCCCCCACCACCGTCAAACCCAACACCACCACAAACGGCggaaataaaaccaaaaaataaaaaaaaggttgAAGATTAAGCAATAAAATTTGGAATACAAACTAACCTTCATCGTGTGGTCCAGAGTTTGTCTTGTGAAAATCGTGTGGTCCAGAgcgtttgtgtgtgtgttcttggtgttttaGTGTGTGAGTTTTCAAATTTTAGATCTATTTTACCCCTTTATTGAAGTTGGGAAAGTGGTTGTGTTCAATGAGAGCTGTATGGTTCAATGAGCGACGTATAGGAGTTGAACTTtcctttttgaattttgaatctatGAAACTTAGTATAAGAGAAATAATAATCGGGATAATCAATGGGTGAGACACTTGTCCCAGTGGAAGGGACGGATGCATTTAACTGGGAGGTCACTAGTTCGAGCCGCGTTGAAACTGGTTTATGGCCGGTTTTTTTGCATTTTTGACATTTTTTATTATTCAtttaattatattaaaattaattcctttttattaaaaaaacagatTTCATTTTTAGTTTGAGTCAACAATTTTAAATCCCTTTAAAACaatagttttcttttattttgtacTCCTTTCTTTTATATgaagcactttaattaaaaaaaaattataaaaaaattgttGCGTACACTAtatttgacggatgttacaatatatttaaattatattaAAGAGAAACATTAATAAGTTCGTTGCGTACACTATGTTTCACGGATGCTACACCTAACACAAGTCAATAACTTCTTTTTGTCGAGTTCTATTACTACGTAGTAACGCCCTACCCTGTGCAATACGAGACATGTACATTGTCTCCCATTCTATAGCTTCCATACTTCGGTATATATTCCAAAGTCCATTTGGTACTGGCATCGGGCTATCATCCGCTAACTTAACCATGATGAAATGGCTATCTTCGACATAGGCAATCGTTAAAATGGAATGGTTCGGGTAAACCTTCGGTCCATCGAACATCGGGAAGTAAGTTTGACAAACACCGTTGCTTAAATGTTGAacaatcaccccaaatttttaaGCCACCAACAACCCTGTGTAGGGCAACCACATCCAGCATGCCATAGGTGCAGGTTTAACATTTAACCAATTTATCGATCGATACACATTTTCGTAACATCCTTTGTCCAATGATTCGAGTATATGCCCCCAACGCTTTTTGTTAATGAACATCTCGTCGAGTAGCTCTTGGCGGACCCACTTCCACTTTTTCTGGTCATACCCCAAACCCATAGCTATGGATCGAAACCCACAGTTACCGTCGGCTGGGCATCTTCGATATGTGTTATGTATCTCCGATAGCTAGATGGAAGCCAATCCTTAAAACGCTCGATTATGTTTTTGTACCTATAATtggcaaaaaaataaaaaactaaaaaatattaaaaaataaaaaattgaaaaagaattctaaatatatgtatgtatgtatgtacgtatgtacctGTGCCCAGCCAACAGTGGAAAGTCTTTATATATAATCGGAAgtgtattttttttcttcttcgcTTTTCTTTGAACGACTACGTCGCACATTTAGCTTTTGAGTGTAGTCGTTCCTCTGTGATTCGGGTTGTTTATCTTTACGTCTTGCAAGGTCTTCATTCTTTTGTTGTTTTGCTTTCATAGTTGGGCGGCCCCGGGTTTCTTGTTGTACCTCAGGCGGTTGATGGTCAGTCATACTTGGATTCAACACCGCTTTCATCTTCGACAACATACTTTTTAACACTAGAGGTGGTTGCGTCTGTAGTTGCTGTGTGAGTTTATCCATTTCCGCCTGAATATTACACTCGTCTTGATTAAGTTTTTCTGTCGAAAATCAAGTTTTGTCCAGAATTTGTCTATCGCGACAAGTGGAATTTTGCAACCTGTTTTTCAAGAATCATTGTTAAAACATGAAGTATAATGATGATTATATTCTATGGATCGAAGCATATGTTATAGTTGTTATGTTACCTGCATTTTCCCACCACTCCATCTGACAAGCACATGGCAACCCACAACCCGTAGAAAGCTGGTGGCCACAAATCCCCCCCTTCTGCCCTCAACGCATGTAGCTTCTTCCTCTCAACAACCAATAACTCTAAGGTTTTTTGGGAAACATTACCGCGTAGGTTGTCAAAAAATGGAAATCTGTGGTCCCCCATTTGCACGGACCTGCTCTCCTGAAAACTAAGTTTTATTTGTATCTTTTGTGACTCTACAACTTTGCCAACAAGACACACAAGTCTATGGAGCGAGTTGTTTGGCCCTTTAATGTATCTCTTAAACTTAGAATGCTGGCTTTCAACTCTGTTGGTTGTATGTTGACCAAAATTGGGGACTGTGTTAGTCCAAGCTGAAACGAACTTTTCTTTATAATCTTTCAGCCACACATCATACAAATAATCCAGAacatctgaaaaaaaaaattgaatacaaTGATTTGTAatgtttgtatgtatatatgtatggatgaatgtatgtatgtaaacTAATATAATATGTACCTGATCGTTCGTCGTTAACCAGTCGCGTGAAAAGCCGCTGAAAGTTATAATTGTATAGCGTCGGAGTGGGAGAACTACACAGTCGAGACCAAGAAAGCTTGAATATTTTCCAGTCTTCATCCGTAAATTTGCCCGACAGTGTTTTAGAATATTCTGTGAGATGTGCCACCTACATAGCAATTTGGAAGCTTTTGGGAATACTTTATCGCAAGCATTCATCAAAGCTTGATCCCTATCTTTTACAATTACACGTGGCTCCATGCAATCTACCAACAATTCTTTGAGCTTCTCCAGGACCCATAAGAagttatctttttttttctttagagACAAACGCATGAGCCACACAAAAAGACTGGTGTGTCGATGTCACACCCACAACTTGAATAAATGGAAGCTTATACTCATTCGTCTTGTAGGTAGCATCAATCATCAACACAtgcgggaatgcacgccacatgtTGTACGAGTCCGGATGAACAAAAAAAACCTCTTCGACCTCGTTTGTGGAGGGATTCACTCTGGTGAAATAAACGTACCTTTCTTCTTGCAACATGCTCTCCAATATCTGCATTGGAGTTCAATCGCCGTACATTTTTCGTTTAATCTTTTTAATCATGTTTTGTACATCTTGTAGAATGCACACGCTATGTGGGTACTGTTTTCTTATGGTTAAATGTATATTTGTAGGCTCCATGTTTTGCAGATAAAGTCTCTCCACCAGTGATTCTTCGTCCGGGGTCAGCCTTCTAGCAAACGCATGGCCCTCGAGAAATTCAGTAGGCTCATGGTTGTGAATGTTTTTCTTCTCCACAAGGCTCCCATTACCACTACTTGAGTCTAGTTTCCCTATCAGACTAACAGGACAACCAACCTTTTTGCTACCGGAACGCCGAACTGATGCTTTACTTTTGGGTTCGCCGCCACGATCGCATTGCAACCATATCTTCACTGTCCTTGCTGACGCACCTTCGCCTTTTTTCCTCGTTCGTTGGGTCACAATGATGTAACCTTTCACAACTTCTCTTTTGTATACCCAATTCTTCAATTCTTCAACTGACCCAAATACCTCAAAAAAAAAGGTTTATTAGAAATCcacataaatgaaattaatatattaatttgtcgaaaaaacaataaaaaactcGGGTTCAACATCGGGTTTGGGTTAATATGTATGACATATTTTTGGGTTTGTATGAAATTTCGTGTCatacattttctatttttaatcaGTATACAtgcctcgttcgtgttcgttcggttcatttacaaccCTAAGTAATctatttttaacaaaatatttCACCAGAACATATataatatttcaccaaaatgATAACGAAATCGGGTTAATATGTATGACATAattttcgggtcgggttcgggttaagGTCGGGACGGGTCAAACATTTTCTAGATTTCTCCTACCTAATAAAAACTATATATAACTataatatttcaccaaaatgATAACGAAATCGGGTTAATATGTATGACACAattttcgggtcgggttcggtTAAGGTTGGGACGGGTCAAACATTTTCTAAATTTCTCCTacctaataaaaattatatacataCGAATAACACGTATACAAAATCATTTTTCCACTCTAAAATTATATCAACATTATATAACACGAATAACACGTAATTGACTTTTCTCGTCATTAGCACCTTCCTCGTTAGCATGTTCCTCGTTAGCACGTTCGTCGTCGTGAACACCTTCCTCGTTAGCAGGTTCGTCGTCGTCAACACCCTCCTCAAAGTGCATTACACCTTCCTCGATTTCGTTATCATTTTCCTCAAAGTCGTTAGCACCTTCTTCGACTTCGTTATCATTTTTCTCATACTCCTTAGCACCTTCCTCATACTCTAACTTGTGTTGGTTTTCCGTATACGAATGGTAAGTCCCGTATTCGTGCCGCGGATAACTTTGGGCAATGTAAGATGGTTCCCCATCATCTGCAAACACCTGGTAAGTCAGGTAACACGGTCGCACACCCCCGTCATCACAACGAGGCATggacacaacctcctcctcacCTCGATCAATGTCGGATAACCAAACGCTTTCGGAGACGTACGACTGGTTCGAATCTTTGCCAAAAATATTACCAATGTCCCAAAACGACATCTTTATGCTTCACGGTCTCAACCAAATTTTTTAGTTAAGAATTTTCATCATTTCATCGGAATTTTGTgagtttgaaaaattttgaaagccATAAATCCCGTATGTTTTGGGTAAATAAACATTTTTGGTcgataagtgtcacaccccaactgatggcggaaccatcggggcgcggcactgagcgaaacagattgtccagaagtttccacaacaactattattacaaattcagttaagtgatacgtcccataccgtatcccaaataaataaacaagttatcatagaatacaactaaacaaatagtactgtttcgacaactcagattcaatttattacaaaccaaatgtttaaaagtactgccagagtcattaagactcgtccggacaagatctacagacaactaatgccatagatgcttgatcgaacaactccaacggctccatggctatagtttattcgcttctagagacccctaggtaggctacgacctacaactgctagatgggctctaaagctttattattgcctcgctttcctagcaagtaagcatcctaattacctgtcacacacgttaaaataaagtcaatacataaaatgtaaaggtgagcacacaagtttgataatagcatatagagttcgaataatttacgcataaccaggtacgtacacagaggaaaacgatgcatgttaattatcgacatgggaccatcagtaccaacgactgcgggttgaccgtccgagacggttcgcaatacatgattaccaccgtaatccatgcaagtatttgtccttaacaacccccgcgtgaacgggtgctgagtccaaactatagtactatgttgctaaggcaggtagatagcactccacgtgtaaacataataaacagcattcatttagtcaaatagcacatgcaattcggttagcgttcaaatagtttgtgtttgattgtgatttgataggtaacgtatgtaacacccaaaagtgctaaagcaaaaagggatcgagtatactcacagtgattgattgtggattgaagggagcgctgagagtaagattagtctgaatagttcgatagaatAACGATAAGTAatgcggaaaagtaaacaagtatggatggatcgaatgggctggtcgatcgaatggcagattcgatcggacggcctgatcgatcggctggtatatccgattagacagtcctgttcgatcggccggttggctcgatcggctgaaccattcgagtggattgtttcctcCTCCAGTGTGTTTGTGCTAGAGGATTtgaatttttgaagtttttgttgcagtatttgagaacactgaagtgttcctaccatttcaagtcgttcgatcgaacggttcgttcgatcggctagctcactcgatcggctaggagcttcaaagttagtccccaactgaatgtcactcgatcgaacagtctgttcgatcggctgacattctctactacgaacgagttgtgaaaatggTTAAGttttgaagcatagtatctcatgatccgaacagtaatgtttaccaatcgagcgACCCATTTGGTTGAACATTACTTCATCAATACTATACTTCGAAAATTTGGaaatgtgggaccatgtgctagccgatcggctggcccggtcgatcggctggtatgtccgatcggctgggctgtttgaacagcctagccgttcggccagtatttctgacctggtcggcctttcgtctaacacttggttgtttgtttatttgtcattctttcaaggtagcttgacaacgtgttgaactatgataaccttcgttcctaCTTGTTCCCTGGGCTCgtacaggaatcacccaagtctggccggtgaacggttcggaatgtcggttagGAGTTTAACCGATATCGGGTTAACCTtatatatagaatccgaatcttgaacctcttaactgttagaatgattggttagccggttcaagctccgtttctattgatttgaaagcattgagtgtaaaagagttgaaagaaagttggaaatccttctttcaatccttcacatcatgaaaatgtttagatctatgatggatcttaacttgtttatgtggaaatcggttagatctaagctaatcatagtggaataaggccaaaacatgatgttcttcaagaacaccatgatgacatcacccaagaacacttagatcttggtgatttcacggttagaatccaagttttgaaagatagaaaggtgtagaatcaagtaatgatcaagaacgtacaagaattagagtgaaaacttaccgggattgagagaaatctgggaaaaaggtgaagaagatggctggttcggtcagagctttccagaaatggaaagtatgacaatgacagccctatttataggcttccacaagaggaaagtggcagccgatcgactgggaactccgatcgagtgggctgctcgatcggctggcaaggtgctagccgatcggctggcctgttcgatcagggtgcTTCCTGtacgatccgccacgcactttgagtattttgcgacgatttccgacgtttcgatttcgatgaatgatgatacggatacgatagagttcctagtcaaattacttttaatcccaaccactatatctaacatacaatcttctataagtcacgtttcgatgtcggtttcgattgagtttgattgcttttcgagtttcgattcgattttcgattgatttgcttgaataccacaccacacataaagtaagcacgcacaagtaacacataaggcacacacacacgtataataataccaaaattcgcatgattcgagtctcgagttcgattgattgttagttCGGTTTGATAACTGATTAGttatctttatcgcattgttacttcctatcattcacagtcgtagatcgattcgcattaaaacacattcgattactttggtTCCTGCTGTTTACAActcttactccacataatacaactaagacacaaaatcgactatttacagtcaaagatagtcaaagttgacttggactttgactttgacattcgaaaacacggggtgttacagcctccccttgtttagggaatttcgtcccgaaattaggctcgaaggctacacgacaccgtgatttaccaatttgacgcttcagatctatttatttaaacaactgtgggtacttggccttcatgtcgctttcgagttcccaagtgaactccgcgcctcgtttgccttcccatcggaccttcacgatcgggatgcgagagcgcctgagctgcttggtttggcgatccatgatttcgacaggcttttccacgaagtgtaacgtttcgttgacctgaagatcgtcgagtggtacgattagatcatgatcagcgaGGCATtccggaggttagagacgtggaaagtcgggtggacgttactgagttcctccggtaattcgagtctgtaggcgacttttccgattctttccagaatcctaaaaggtccaacatatcgaggcgcgagtttccctttcttgccgaatcggactacacccttccaaggtgatacctttaggagtacgtagtcaccaacttcaaattcaaggggcttgcgtcttttatcggcgtaacttttctgtctattccgatcttttaccaagttgtctcttatctggtggattttgtcagtcgtttcttgtagaatctcgggaccggttagttgcgagtgactgatctcgtgccacacaataggcgatcgacatcttctaccatacaaagcctcgaaaggtgccatttgaatgctggcatgatagctgttattgtacgagaattcca from Helianthus annuus cultivar XRQ/B chromosome 10, HanXRQr2.0-SUNRISE, whole genome shotgun sequence harbors:
- the LOC118482672 gene encoding uncharacterized protein LOC118482672; translated protein: MKDIESRCFDGGGSVILMEKYTAFIFQIQTLNCVRIPDSCTGTSTNDNASAPTICDGGSRYLPVTVRVNWNVLEPPPTTMLLRQQPRERTPSVWIGSSCCGTGY